The window CTTCGCCGCAAGGCCCAAACGGTTCATGCCGGTATCGACCATGACGTCACACAGGCCTCCCCCGGCCTGTTTCCATCGCTTCACCTGTTCGACGGTGTTGAGCGTGGGCCGCGCGCGTGAAGTCCGGGCTTCCGCCATGTCCACATCGCGCACCCCATGGAGGACCGAGAGCGAAATGCCGTCCGGCAACGCGCCAAGCGCGCGCACCTCATCCCATGTGGTCACGAAAAAGTCGCGGCATCCGGCAGCGGCCAACCTCTCCAGAACGGGCCGCGCGCCAAGGCCGTAACCGTTCGCCTTGATCGCGGCACCACAGGCGGCCTTGCCGCTTTGCGCTGCAAGCCAGCGCCAATTGGCAACAAGCGCCGCGCCATCGAGCGCAAGGCGAAGGGGTGCAGTGCGGGTCATCCCGCGCGCGATAGTGGCAGACGCGCGATCAGTCGAGTTCCTTGTGCCTGTTCTCTTCAAGCCAGATCGCGCTGACGACAAAGGCCATGGCGGTCACGCCAACGCCATACCATAGACCGTTGAACGCACCCCCGGTCTTCACGACAATATATTGCGAGATCAGCGGCAGGAAACCGCCGAAGTAGCCCGTACCGATGTGGTAGGGAATCGACATGGAGGTATAGCGGATCTTGGCGGGGAACATTTCCACCAGGATCGCCGCAACCTGCCCGTATGTCATTGCCGACAGTGCAACCAACGACGCCACGGCAAGGATGATAAGCAGCGGATTGCGCGCATCCGGATCGGACTTGTCCGGATAACCAGCCGCCTCAAGCGTTGCGACATAGGCCTTTTCGTCGAAACCAGTCACCTCAGCAGACCCGACTTTGAGCGCCACTGCGGAACCGTCTTCCTTGGCATAGCTGATGCCGCGCTTCGACAGGAAGTTGAGCGCTTTCGCGCATTCGGTCTCGTGTTTGGCCGCGAACACGTTGAACTCGCAGTCTGGCGCCACCAAAGTAACCGGGCTGGTTTTGGTTGCCTGCGAGAGCGCCGGATTGGCGGCGTCTGCCATCATATAAAAGAGCGGGAACGTCAGCAGCATCGACAGTGCATAGCCGGTCAAGAGGATGCGCTTGCGTCCGACCGTATCGGAGACCCAGCCAAAGGCTACGTAGAGCGGTACTGCGATCAGCGCGCCGACAGCCATATAGAGCAGGGCGTCAGTTTCGGGCACGCGTGCTGTGCCGGTCAGGAAATAGAGCGTGTAGAATTGCGACGTGTAATAAATCACCGTCAGCCCGGCTGCGACCCCGAACATCGCAACCATGATGCGCTTGATGTTGCCGGGATAGCGCAAGCTGTCGACAAACGGGTTCTTGGAGGTCGTCCCCGCTTCCTTCATCGCCTTGAAAACCGGGCTTTCCGAGAGTTTGAGCCGGATGTAGAGCGATATGGCGAGCAGCAGGATGGAGAGCAGAAACGGCACGCGCCACCCCCAGGCCTCGAACTCCTCGGTGCTCATCGATGTCCGCGTTGCCAGCACGACGACCACCGCAAGCAGGAAGCCACCGCCAACTGACGCCTGGATCCAGCTAGTGTACTGGCCGCGCTTGTTCTTGGGCGCGTGTTCAGCGACGTAGATCGCAGCCCCGCCATATTCGCCGCCAAGCGCGAGACCCTGAAGACATCGAAGCAGCAGAAGCAGCGCAGCTGCCCAGACGCCTGCAGTCGCAAAGGTCGGCAGGAGACCAATGGCTGCCGTTGCCCCGCCCATCAAGGTGATGGTCACGAGAAAGGTATATTTGCGCCCGATCCGGTCGCCAAAATAGCCGAACAGGATCGCGCCCAGTGGCCGAACGCCAAAGCCCGCGCCGAACACGGCAAGGCTGGCAAGCGTTGCGGCGGTCGGATTGTCCGACGGGAAAAACAGCTTGCCGATCAGCGCGCCCAAAATACCGTAAACGAAGAAATCATACCATTCAAAGATCGTTCCGAGCGCAGAGGCAGTGATGACCAGCCGGTCGCGCTTGATATCCACCTCGCCCGTATCACTCATTTTTGAACAGTTCCTATCTTTTGTA of the Aquisediminimonas profunda genome contains:
- a CDS encoding MFS transporter, giving the protein MSDTGEVDIKRDRLVITASALGTIFEWYDFFVYGILGALIGKLFFPSDNPTAATLASLAVFGAGFGVRPLGAILFGYFGDRIGRKYTFLVTITLMGGATAAIGLLPTFATAGVWAAALLLLLRCLQGLALGGEYGGAAIYVAEHAPKNKRGQYTSWIQASVGGGFLLAVVVVLATRTSMSTEEFEAWGWRVPFLLSILLLAISLYIRLKLSESPVFKAMKEAGTTSKNPFVDSLRYPGNIKRIMVAMFGVAAGLTVIYYTSQFYTLYFLTGTARVPETDALLYMAVGALIAVPLYVAFGWVSDTVGRKRILLTGYALSMLLTFPLFYMMADAANPALSQATKTSPVTLVAPDCEFNVFAAKHETECAKALNFLSKRGISYAKEDGSAVALKVGSAEVTGFDEKAYVATLEAAGYPDKSDPDARNPLLIILAVASLVALSAMTYGQVAAILVEMFPAKIRYTSMSIPYHIGTGYFGGFLPLISQYIVVKTGGAFNGLWYGVGVTAMAFVVSAIWLEENRHKELD